From a single Cnuibacter physcomitrellae genomic region:
- a CDS encoding ECF transporter S component: MHTTITSTTGPGLGSGRRRSLRWRVVDIVVASVVGVAAGLVFWVWNLAYAPVGAPLEALLPGAQALLYGVWLFAGVLGGLIVRKPGAALYTELVAAVVSALIGTQWGVATLLSGLAQGLGAEIVFALFLYANYRVYVAVLAGAGAGVGMAVNDLITWYVGADTVFMVVYAVCSVIGGAIIAGLGSWLIVRGLARTGALNRFAAGREAVRRA; the protein is encoded by the coding sequence GTGCACACCACCATCACCTCCACCACCGGACCCGGCCTCGGCTCGGGTCGACGCCGCTCGCTCCGCTGGCGAGTCGTCGACATCGTCGTCGCGAGCGTCGTCGGAGTCGCCGCCGGGCTCGTCTTCTGGGTCTGGAACCTCGCCTACGCCCCCGTGGGGGCGCCGCTCGAGGCCCTCCTGCCCGGTGCCCAGGCCCTCCTCTATGGTGTCTGGCTCTTCGCCGGGGTCCTCGGCGGGCTCATCGTCCGGAAGCCGGGAGCGGCGCTCTACACCGAGCTCGTCGCCGCGGTGGTCTCGGCGCTCATCGGCACCCAGTGGGGCGTCGCGACTCTGCTCTCCGGCCTCGCTCAGGGGCTCGGGGCCGAGATCGTGTTCGCGCTCTTCCTCTACGCCAACTACCGGGTCTACGTGGCCGTCCTGGCGGGCGCGGGCGCGGGCGTCGGCATGGCGGTGAACGATCTCATCACCTGGTACGTCGGCGCCGACACCGTGTTCATGGTCGTGTACGCGGTGTGCTCCGTCATCGGAGGTGCGATCATCGCGGGCCTCGGGTCGTGGCTGATCGTGCGGGGCCTCGCCCGCACCGGCGCCCTCAACCGCTTCGCCGCAGGACGCGAGGCGGTCCGCCGAGCGTGA
- a CDS encoding ABC transporter ATP-binding protein translates to MSADAVRASAARVSARGWGWRHAGREEWAVRDLDLVIEPGERVLVLGASGAGKSTLLQAMAGVLGGAEEGDEVGELLLDGVRPEEVRGRAGLLLQDPDAHLVLARVGDDIAFGCENLGVPRDEIWRRVGESLDAVGLDLPLDHATSELSGGQKQRVALAGVLAMRPGLILLDEPTANLDPDGVIEVRDTVDRVVRSTGATLVVIEHRVDVWLDVVERIVVLDAEGGVLADGPARQVIAAEGRRLADAGVWVPGIDPLGGRAARSTNADDRPAADTARSELLTAGALAVARVPGRPVASDIELVLSAGRALVVTGPNGAGKSTLALTLAGLIPPEAGEVRASDELATGAGPHPARWRSRELLTRIGTVFQDPEHQFVSGTVEDELTVSLKALRLPKPEIRDRVSAMLERMRLAPLARANPYTLSGGQKRRLSVASALIARPRVLVLDEPTFGQDSRTWAELVLLLGDLLDEGCAVIAITHDRAFIRALADQELVVRDGGALVVPKGVAA, encoded by the coding sequence GTGAGCGCCGACGCGGTCCGCGCGTCGGCCGCCCGGGTGTCGGCGCGCGGGTGGGGCTGGCGCCACGCCGGCCGCGAGGAGTGGGCCGTGCGCGACCTCGACCTCGTCATCGAGCCGGGCGAGCGGGTCCTCGTGCTCGGGGCGTCGGGAGCGGGCAAGTCCACGCTCCTGCAGGCGATGGCCGGGGTGCTCGGCGGCGCGGAGGAGGGCGACGAGGTCGGCGAGCTCCTGCTCGACGGCGTGCGTCCGGAGGAGGTGCGCGGACGCGCCGGGCTCCTGCTCCAGGACCCGGACGCCCACCTCGTGCTCGCTCGCGTCGGAGACGACATCGCCTTCGGATGCGAGAACCTCGGCGTGCCGCGGGACGAGATCTGGCGTCGGGTGGGGGAGTCGCTCGACGCGGTCGGCCTCGACCTGCCGCTCGACCACGCGACCTCGGAGCTCTCGGGCGGTCAGAAGCAGCGGGTGGCGCTCGCCGGCGTGCTCGCCATGAGGCCGGGCCTGATCCTCCTCGACGAGCCCACCGCCAACCTCGACCCCGACGGGGTGATCGAGGTGCGCGACACGGTCGACAGGGTGGTGCGGTCGACAGGAGCGACCCTGGTCGTCATCGAGCACCGGGTCGACGTCTGGCTCGACGTCGTCGAGCGGATCGTGGTGCTGGACGCCGAGGGCGGCGTGCTCGCCGACGGCCCCGCTCGGCAGGTCATCGCCGCGGAGGGGCGGCGGCTCGCCGACGCCGGCGTCTGGGTCCCGGGCATCGACCCGCTCGGCGGACGAGCGGCGCGCTCCACGAACGCCGACGATCGACCGGCAGCCGACACGGCGCGGTCCGAGCTGCTCACGGCCGGCGCGCTCGCGGTGGCCCGCGTGCCCGGCCGACCCGTGGCATCCGACATCGAGCTCGTCCTCTCCGCCGGCCGGGCCCTCGTGGTCACCGGTCCGAACGGGGCGGGGAAGTCGACCCTCGCGCTCACCCTCGCCGGGCTCATCCCGCCCGAGGCGGGCGAGGTGCGGGCGTCGGACGAGCTGGCGACGGGCGCCGGCCCGCATCCGGCCCGCTGGCGTTCTCGTGAGCTCCTCACGCGCATCGGCACGGTCTTCCAGGATCCCGAGCACCAGTTCGTCTCGGGCACGGTCGAGGACGAGCTGACGGTGTCGCTCAAGGCGCTCCGGCTCCCGAAGCCCGAGATCCGCGACAGGGTCTCCGCGATGCTCGAGCGGATGCGGCTCGCTCCGCTCGCGCGCGCCAACCCGTACACCCTCTCCGGCGGGCAGAAGCGGCGGCTCTCCGTCGCCTCCGCCCTCATCGCGCGCCCGCGCGTGCTCGTGCTCGACGAGCCCACCTTCGGGCAGGACTCGCGCACCTGGGCCGAACTGGTGCTGCTGCTCGGCGACCTCCTCGACGAGGGATGCGCGGTGATCGCCATCACGCACGACCGCGCCTTCATCCGGGCGCTGGCCGACCAGGAGCTCGTGGTCCGCGACGGCGGCGCCCTCGTCGTGCCGAAGGGGGTCGCGGCGTGA
- the glgX gene encoding glycogen debranching protein GlgX gives MQSWPGTAYPLGATYDGSGTNFALFSEVAEKVELCLFDEQGEETRVELIDVDAFVWHAYLPQVQPGQRYGYRVYGPYEPEKGLRCNPNKILLDPYAKATSGGIDWDQSLFSYNFGDPDSRNDDDSAGHMTHGVVINPFFDWSGDRRLRIPYNQSVIYEAHVKGLTELHPAVPEEQRGTYAGVAHPAVVEHLRKLGVTAIELMPVHQFVNDSTLVDKGLSNYWGYNTIGFFAPHHAYSSTGDHGQQVQEFKGMVKTLHAAGIEVILDVVYNHTAEGNHLGPTLSFRGIDNAAYYRLVDDDPKYYMDYTGTGNSLNVRQPHSLQLIMDSLRYWVTEMHVDGFRFDLAATLAREFYEVDRLSSFFELVQQDPVVSQVKLIAEPWDVGPGGYQVGNFPPQWTEWNGKYRDTVRDFWRGEPSTLGEFASRFTGSADLYERDGRRPVASINFVTAHDGFTLRDLVSYNEKHNEANGEDNNDGESSNRSWNCGVEGPTDDPAVLALRARQQRNFLATLLLSQGVPMVLHGDEMGRTQDGNNNTYAQDNELTWIHWETEDAPLVEFTAAVTRLRKDHPTFRRSTFFDGRPVRRGEGEPLPDIVWLNSDATPMEPEEWDAPLSRSVGVFLNGQGIRARDSRGQALVDENFLLYFNADDSDVTFTIPQAEYSEAWDVVIDTAGASADLLTVQAGETITVEQKSMVVLIAHSEPELEPDHSVAASLTAQADAVVTSAITLPNLQ, from the coding sequence ATGCAGTCCTGGCCCGGTACGGCCTATCCGCTCGGCGCGACCTACGACGGGAGCGGCACCAACTTCGCCCTGTTCAGCGAGGTGGCCGAGAAGGTCGAGCTCTGCCTGTTCGACGAGCAGGGCGAGGAGACGCGGGTCGAGCTCATCGACGTCGACGCCTTCGTCTGGCACGCCTACCTCCCCCAGGTGCAGCCGGGCCAGCGCTACGGCTACCGCGTCTACGGGCCGTACGAGCCGGAGAAGGGGCTCCGCTGCAACCCCAACAAGATCCTGCTCGACCCGTACGCCAAGGCGACGAGCGGCGGCATCGACTGGGACCAGTCGTTGTTCTCCTACAACTTCGGCGACCCCGACTCGCGCAACGACGACGACTCGGCCGGCCACATGACCCATGGCGTGGTCATCAACCCGTTCTTCGACTGGTCGGGCGACCGACGGCTGCGCATCCCCTACAACCAGTCAGTGATCTACGAGGCCCACGTGAAGGGTCTCACAGAGCTGCACCCGGCCGTGCCGGAGGAGCAGCGCGGCACCTACGCGGGAGTCGCGCACCCCGCCGTGGTCGAGCACCTCCGGAAGCTCGGCGTCACCGCGATCGAGCTGATGCCGGTGCACCAGTTCGTCAACGACTCCACGCTCGTCGACAAGGGGCTGTCGAACTACTGGGGCTACAACACCATCGGCTTCTTCGCCCCGCACCACGCCTACTCGTCCACGGGCGATCACGGTCAGCAGGTGCAGGAGTTCAAGGGCATGGTGAAGACCCTGCACGCCGCCGGCATCGAGGTCATCCTCGACGTGGTCTACAACCACACCGCGGAGGGCAACCACCTCGGGCCGACGCTGTCGTTCCGAGGCATCGACAACGCGGCCTACTACCGCCTCGTCGACGACGACCCGAAGTACTACATGGACTACACGGGCACCGGCAACTCGCTGAACGTCCGACAGCCGCACTCCCTGCAGCTGATCATGGACTCGCTGCGCTACTGGGTCACCGAGATGCACGTCGACGGGTTCCGCTTCGACCTCGCCGCGACGCTCGCCCGCGAGTTCTACGAGGTCGACCGACTGTCGAGCTTCTTCGAGCTCGTGCAGCAGGATCCAGTGGTCTCGCAGGTCAAGCTCATCGCCGAGCCCTGGGACGTCGGCCCCGGCGGGTACCAGGTCGGCAACTTCCCTCCGCAGTGGACGGAGTGGAACGGCAAGTACCGCGACACCGTGCGCGACTTCTGGCGCGGCGAGCCGTCGACCCTCGGCGAGTTCGCCAGCCGGTTCACCGGCTCGGCCGACCTCTACGAGCGCGACGGCCGTCGCCCGGTGGCGTCGATCAACTTCGTCACCGCGCACGACGGCTTCACGCTGCGCGACCTCGTCTCGTACAACGAGAAGCACAACGAGGCCAACGGCGAGGACAACAACGACGGGGAGTCGTCGAACCGGTCCTGGAACTGCGGCGTCGAGGGTCCGACCGACGACCCCGCCGTGCTCGCCCTCCGTGCGCGCCAGCAGCGCAACTTCCTCGCCACGCTCCTGCTCTCCCAGGGTGTGCCGATGGTGCTCCACGGCGACGAGATGGGCCGCACGCAGGACGGCAACAACAACACCTACGCGCAGGACAACGAGCTCACCTGGATCCACTGGGAGACGGAGGACGCCCCGCTCGTCGAGTTCACCGCGGCCGTGACCCGGCTGCGCAAGGACCACCCGACCTTCCGCCGATCCACCTTCTTCGACGGACGTCCGGTGCGCCGCGGCGAGGGCGAGCCCCTGCCCGACATCGTGTGGCTGAACTCCGACGCCACCCCGATGGAGCCCGAGGAGTGGGATGCGCCGCTGTCGCGCTCGGTGGGCGTCTTCCTCAACGGGCAGGGCATCCGGGCGCGCGACTCCCGCGGCCAGGCCCTGGTCGACGAGAACTTCCTGCTCTACTTCAACGCCGACGACTCCGACGTCACGTTCACGATCCCGCAGGCCGAGTACAGCGAGGCCTGGGATGTCGTGATCGACACCGCCGGCGCCTCCGCCGACCTCCTCACGGTGCAGGCCGGGGAGACCATCACGGTCGAGCAGAAGTCGATGGTCGTGCTCATCGCCCACAGCGAGCCCGAGCTCGAGCCCGATCACTCCGTGGCGGCCTCGCTCACGGCTCAGGCGGATGCGGTGGTCACCTCCGCGATCACCCTGCCCAACCTCCAGTGA
- the treY gene encoding malto-oligosyltrehalose synthase, whose amino-acid sequence MSDEARIPRSTYRLQITPEFTLTDAAELVPYLRRLGVDWVYVSPILQAEAGSQHGYDVTDHSRIDRERGGEEGFDALVAAAREDGVGLLVDIVPNHVGVATPAQNPWWWDLLTYGRESRYAEAFDVDWEAGDGRILIPVLGDSSTADLVVEGDELVYFDNRYPIAPGTGGDDAQAVHDRQHYRLVDWRLESTDLNYRRFFAVSTLAAVRVEVPWVFDESHAEIRRWFDEGLADGLRVDHPDGLADPGGYISDLAELTGGRYVLIEKILEGDEPLHPDWPSAGTTGYDALAILDRVFVDPAGEAPLTALADELRGRPQSYADLIHDTKRAVADGILQSEVRRLARDIVRAGGIDATDDEAVLHDGIAELLTCFPVYRSYLPHGTEAWTQTLEAAKQRRPDLAAVLDDLAAAFQRTGTAPSIRFQQTSGMVMAKGVEDCAFYRYTRLTSLTEVGAEPQEFSVSPARFHELQAHRASVLPDSMTTLSTHDTKRSEDTRARISALAEIPGEWADALGRLREAAPVGDGSFENLLWQAVVGAWPLSRERAHAYAEKAAREAGDSTAWLDVDEEFEARMHAAVDAAYDDPAVREIVEDVVARLREAGWSNSLGEKLVQLTAPGVPDVYQGTELWDRSLVDPDNRRPVDYRARVTTLDRLDGGWTPPVDDEGAAKLLVVSRALRLRRDRPELFTGYRPLVAEGEAADHVLAFDRGGAITVATRLPIGLAARGGWGDTEIELPGGELVELLTGRRLDGGRIRLADLLSTYPVALVTEPED is encoded by the coding sequence ATGAGCGACGAGGCCCGCATCCCGCGGTCGACGTACCGGCTGCAGATCACGCCGGAGTTCACTCTCACCGACGCCGCGGAGCTGGTGCCGTACCTGCGCCGGCTCGGCGTCGACTGGGTGTACGTGTCGCCGATCCTGCAGGCGGAGGCCGGCTCGCAGCACGGGTACGACGTCACCGACCACTCCCGCATCGACCGCGAGCGCGGCGGCGAGGAGGGCTTCGACGCGCTCGTCGCCGCGGCGCGCGAGGACGGCGTGGGGCTGCTCGTCGACATCGTGCCGAACCACGTCGGTGTCGCGACGCCCGCGCAGAACCCGTGGTGGTGGGACCTCCTCACCTACGGGCGGGAGTCGCGCTACGCCGAGGCGTTCGACGTCGACTGGGAGGCCGGCGACGGCCGCATCCTCATCCCCGTGCTCGGCGACTCCTCGACGGCCGACCTCGTCGTCGAGGGCGACGAGCTGGTGTACTTCGACAACCGGTACCCGATCGCACCGGGCACAGGTGGCGACGATGCCCAGGCGGTCCACGATCGGCAGCACTACCGTCTGGTCGACTGGCGGCTCGAGAGCACCGACCTCAACTACCGTCGCTTCTTCGCCGTCTCCACCCTCGCGGCGGTGCGCGTCGAGGTGCCGTGGGTGTTCGACGAGTCGCACGCCGAGATCCGGCGCTGGTTCGACGAGGGACTGGCCGACGGCCTCCGCGTCGACCACCCGGACGGGTTGGCCGACCCGGGTGGCTACATCAGCGACCTCGCGGAGCTCACCGGCGGCCGGTACGTCCTCATCGAGAAGATCCTCGAGGGCGACGAGCCCCTGCACCCCGACTGGCCCTCCGCGGGCACGACCGGCTACGACGCGCTCGCGATCCTCGACCGCGTGTTCGTCGACCCGGCGGGCGAGGCGCCGCTGACGGCGCTGGCCGACGAACTGCGCGGGCGCCCGCAGAGCTACGCCGACCTGATCCACGACACGAAGCGGGCCGTCGCAGACGGCATCCTGCAGTCCGAGGTGCGGCGACTGGCCCGCGACATCGTGCGGGCAGGCGGCATCGACGCGACCGACGACGAGGCGGTGCTGCACGACGGCATCGCGGAGCTGCTCACCTGCTTCCCCGTGTACCGCTCCTACCTGCCGCACGGCACGGAGGCGTGGACCCAGACGCTCGAGGCGGCGAAGCAGCGCCGCCCCGACCTCGCCGCCGTGCTCGACGACCTCGCCGCCGCCTTCCAGCGCACCGGGACGGCTCCGAGCATCCGCTTCCAGCAGACCTCGGGCATGGTGATGGCGAAGGGCGTCGAGGACTGCGCGTTCTACCGCTACACCCGCCTCACCAGCCTCACCGAGGTGGGAGCCGAGCCGCAGGAGTTCAGCGTCTCCCCCGCCCGCTTCCACGAGCTCCAGGCGCACCGCGCCTCGGTGCTGCCCGACTCGATGACCACGTTGTCCACCCACGACACGAAGCGGTCCGAGGACACCCGTGCCCGCATCAGTGCGCTCGCCGAGATCCCCGGCGAGTGGGCGGATGCGCTGGGTCGGCTCCGCGAAGCTGCTCCCGTGGGAGACGGGTCGTTCGAGAACCTTCTCTGGCAGGCCGTCGTCGGCGCGTGGCCGCTGTCGCGGGAGCGCGCCCACGCCTACGCCGAGAAGGCGGCCCGCGAGGCCGGCGACTCGACGGCGTGGCTCGACGTCGACGAGGAGTTCGAGGCGCGCATGCATGCCGCCGTCGACGCCGCGTACGACGACCCTGCGGTGCGGGAGATCGTCGAGGACGTGGTGGCGCGTCTGCGTGAGGCCGGCTGGTCGAACTCGCTCGGCGAGAAGCTCGTGCAGCTGACCGCCCCCGGAGTACCCGACGTGTACCAGGGCACCGAGCTCTGGGACCGCTCCCTCGTCGACCCCGACAACCGCCGCCCGGTCGACTACCGCGCGCGGGTGACGACGCTCGACCGCCTCGACGGCGGGTGGACGCCCCCGGTCGACGACGAGGGCGCCGCCAAGCTCCTCGTCGTGTCGCGTGCGCTGCGGCTGCGGCGCGACCGTCCCGAGCTCTTCACGGGGTACCGCCCGCTCGTCGCGGAGGGCGAGGCCGCCGACCACGTCCTCGCCTTCGACCGCGGCGGCGCGATCACCGTCGCGACGCGCCTGCCGATCGGGCTCGCCGCCCGCGGCGGCTGGGGCGACACCGAGATCGAGCTGCCGGGCGGCGAGCTCGTCGAGCTCCTCACCGGACGCCGCCTCGACGGCGGCCGCATCCGACTCGCCGACCTGCTCTCGACCTACCCGGTGGCCCTCGTCACCGAACCGGAGGACTGA
- the treZ gene encoding malto-oligosyltrehalose trehalohydrolase, protein MLRCDYDVWAPRASTVSIVLDGETHEMTPAGDGWWTTDVPWRGGVDYGYLLDGEGPFPDPRSRRQPSGVHGLSRTDDPRGFEWHDAGFTPVPLADAEIYELHIGTFTPEGTLEAAATRFDHLRSIGVTHIELLPVNDFNGEYNWGYDGVDWYAVHELYGGPEGYRRFVDAAHQAGLAVIQDVVYNHLGPSGNYLPTFGPYLHDASANTWGASINLDGEGSTEVRSFIIDNALMWLDDYRVDGLRLDAVHALVDHGPVHLLAELSAAVDEFAQSEGRSVSLIAESDLNDPVMFTERSEGGHGLTGQWSDDFHHAVHVNLTGETIGYYADFESVGALAKVLTKGFYHDGTYSSFRERDHGVPIDRENTATWRLVVANQNHDQIGNRAIGDRLTATLDADRLAIAAALTMLGPFTPMLFMGEEWSATTPWQFFTSHPEPELGEATAKGRIAEFAKMGWDESSVPDPQDPATFERSKLDWSEPEQPEHARMLALYQRLAELRPDLVELTFDDVAVSYDEDARWLVLDRAPYVLVVNLSDSPVDVTAVAPQAGEPLLDTAAFLRSAPLAAETLGAPHSVVVARRA, encoded by the coding sequence GTGCTGCGCTGCGACTACGACGTGTGGGCTCCCCGCGCGTCCACCGTCTCGATCGTCCTCGACGGCGAGACGCACGAGATGACCCCCGCCGGCGACGGCTGGTGGACGACCGACGTGCCCTGGCGCGGCGGGGTCGACTACGGCTACCTGCTCGACGGCGAGGGCCCCTTCCCCGACCCGCGGTCCCGCCGCCAGCCGTCCGGAGTACACGGCCTGTCCCGAACCGATGATCCTCGCGGCTTCGAGTGGCACGACGCCGGCTTCACGCCGGTGCCGCTCGCCGACGCGGAGATCTACGAGCTGCACATCGGCACCTTCACGCCGGAGGGCACGCTCGAGGCTGCAGCCACCCGGTTCGACCATCTCCGGTCGATCGGTGTCACGCACATCGAGCTCCTGCCCGTCAACGACTTCAATGGCGAGTACAACTGGGGCTACGACGGGGTCGACTGGTACGCCGTGCACGAGCTGTACGGCGGCCCGGAGGGATACCGCCGCTTCGTCGACGCGGCCCACCAGGCCGGGCTGGCCGTCATCCAGGACGTGGTCTACAACCACCTCGGTCCGAGCGGCAACTACCTGCCGACGTTCGGTCCGTACCTCCATGACGCGTCGGCCAACACCTGGGGCGCCTCGATCAACCTCGACGGCGAGGGGTCGACCGAGGTGCGGTCGTTCATCATCGACAACGCACTCATGTGGCTCGACGACTACCGTGTCGACGGTCTGAGGCTCGACGCGGTCCACGCCCTGGTCGACCACGGCCCGGTGCACCTGCTGGCCGAGCTGTCGGCGGCCGTCGACGAGTTCGCGCAGTCGGAGGGGCGCTCGGTCTCCCTCATCGCCGAGTCCGACCTCAACGACCCCGTGATGTTCACGGAGCGCTCCGAGGGCGGCCACGGTCTCACCGGCCAGTGGAGCGACGACTTCCACCACGCCGTCCACGTCAACCTCACGGGCGAGACGATCGGCTACTACGCCGACTTCGAGTCGGTGGGAGCGCTGGCGAAGGTGCTGACCAAGGGGTTCTACCACGACGGCACGTACTCGAGCTTCCGCGAGCGCGACCACGGCGTCCCGATCGACCGCGAGAACACCGCGACCTGGCGGCTCGTGGTGGCCAACCAGAACCACGACCAGATCGGCAACCGCGCCATCGGCGACAGGCTCACGGCGACGCTCGACGCCGACCGCCTGGCGATCGCGGCCGCGCTGACCATGCTCGGGCCCTTCACACCCATGCTGTTCATGGGCGAGGAGTGGTCGGCGACGACGCCGTGGCAGTTCTTCACCTCGCATCCCGAGCCGGAGCTCGGGGAGGCGACGGCGAAGGGCCGCATCGCCGAGTTCGCAAAGATGGGCTGGGACGAGTCCTCGGTGCCCGACCCGCAGGATCCGGCCACCTTCGAGCGTTCGAAGCTCGACTGGTCCGAACCCGAGCAGCCCGAGCATGCCCGGATGCTGGCGCTGTACCAGCGGCTCGCCGAGCTGCGGCCCGACCTCGTCGAGCTGACGTTCGACGACGTGGCCGTCTCCTACGACGAGGACGCCCGCTGGCTGGTGCTGGATCGGGCGCCCTACGTGCTCGTGGTCAACCTCTCGGACTCGCCCGTCGACGTGACCGCGGTGGCTCCGCAGGCGGGCGAGCCTCTGCTCGACACCGCGGCGTTCCTCCGCTCCGCGCCGCTCGCGGCCGAGACGCTCGGCGCTCCGCACTCGGTCGTGGTCGCCCGCCGCGCCTGA
- a CDS encoding DNA polymerase IV, with protein sequence MSGLPEPSPPILHVDMDAFFASVELLSRPELRGKPVIVGGRSPRSVVTSATYEARRYGVHSAMPVGAALRLCPNAVVVEPHMSRYREYSRVVMGLFREVTPLVEPLSIDEAFLDVSGARRLLGESDRIAADLRARVLAETGLTCSVGVAATKFMAKLASGRAKPDGMLVIRASETLAYLHPLPVRALWGVGARTAEQLERLGLRTVGDIADAPLDTVVRAVGQATGTKLHELALGHDDRAVETESTEKSVGHERTFDTDVSDLDELRREVLAQAGRVAARLRASGVEGRTVALKLRFSDFTTITRSHTLSTPTDLGRRIFDEAWEVFSGIDLAGRSVRLIGVRMEQLAPAGRVSSQPALFPGDDEPAEEWHDAEKTIDQVTARFGIDSVRPASLVRAPRSGETADRNGTRR encoded by the coding sequence ATGTCCGGACTTCCCGAGCCGAGTCCGCCGATCCTGCACGTCGACATGGATGCGTTCTTCGCGTCGGTCGAGCTGCTCTCGCGTCCCGAGCTGCGCGGGAAGCCGGTGATCGTGGGCGGCCGCTCGCCCCGCAGCGTGGTCACGAGCGCCACCTACGAGGCCAGGCGGTACGGGGTGCACTCGGCCATGCCGGTCGGGGCGGCCCTTCGTCTCTGCCCGAACGCGGTCGTGGTCGAGCCGCACATGAGCCGATACCGGGAGTACTCCAGGGTGGTGATGGGGCTCTTCCGCGAGGTGACGCCCCTGGTCGAGCCCCTCAGCATCGACGAGGCCTTCCTCGACGTGTCCGGTGCCCGGAGGCTCCTGGGGGAGTCCGACCGGATCGCCGCCGACCTGCGGGCCCGGGTCCTGGCCGAGACGGGGCTCACCTGCTCCGTCGGCGTGGCGGCCACCAAGTTCATGGCCAAGCTCGCCTCCGGCCGGGCGAAGCCCGACGGGATGCTCGTGATCCGCGCCTCCGAGACCCTCGCCTACCTGCATCCCCTTCCTGTGCGCGCGCTCTGGGGCGTCGGAGCCCGCACCGCGGAGCAGCTGGAGAGGCTGGGCCTGCGCACGGTGGGCGACATCGCCGACGCTCCGCTCGACACGGTCGTCCGCGCCGTGGGGCAGGCGACCGGCACGAAGCTGCACGAGCTCGCCCTCGGTCACGACGACAGGGCGGTCGAGACGGAGAGCACCGAGAAGAGCGTCGGGCACGAGCGCACCTTCGACACCGACGTGTCCGACCTCGACGAGCTGAGGCGGGAGGTGCTCGCCCAGGCCGGCCGGGTCGCCGCCCGCCTGCGCGCCTCCGGCGTGGAGGGGAGGACGGTGGCGTTGAAGCTCCGGTTCTCCGACTTCACCACCATCACCCGGTCCCACACGCTCTCGACACCCACCGACCTCGGTCGACGCATCTTCGACGAGGCCTGGGAGGTGTTCTCCGGGATCGACCTCGCCGGGCGGTCGGTCCGGCTGATCGGGGTGCGCATGGAGCAGCTGGCACCCGCGGGTCGCGTCTCCTCGCAGCCCGCGCTCTTCCCCGGCGACGACGAGCCGGCCGAGGAGTGGCACGACGCCGAGAAGACCATCGACCAGGTCACGGCGCGCTTCGGGATCGACTCGGTCCGTCCGGCGTCCCTCGTCCGCGCGCCCCGCTCCGGCGAGACCGCCGACCGCAACGGCACCCGCCGCTGA
- a CDS encoding energy-coupling factor transporter transmembrane component T family protein — MSGVLGSVRAPRLAAFNAVAKIAAGLGLSLLLLVTIDWVSALVALALEAVFIAWSGIGFRVLLRRTVAIWIAAPLAGLTTALYGVASGTTYVQWGLIHVSDGSIALAIATALRILAIGLPAVVLFITIDPTDLADGLAQVWHLPSRFVLGALAGMRLVGLFLDDWRQLELARRARGLGDTGRIRRFVGQAFALLVLSIRRGSKLATAMEARGFGARADRTWARSSRFRARDWLLLGGALLVGATALLVSIAVGSFTFVVR, encoded by the coding sequence GTGAGCGGGGTCCTGGGCTCGGTGCGGGCGCCCCGGCTCGCGGCGTTCAACGCGGTCGCGAAGATCGCGGCCGGTCTCGGGTTGAGCCTGCTCCTGCTGGTCACGATCGACTGGGTGTCCGCCCTCGTCGCGCTCGCGCTCGAGGCCGTCTTCATCGCGTGGAGCGGCATCGGCTTCCGAGTGCTGCTGCGCCGCACGGTCGCGATCTGGATCGCCGCACCGCTCGCCGGTCTGACGACCGCGCTGTACGGCGTCGCGTCCGGCACGACGTACGTCCAGTGGGGCCTGATCCACGTCTCCGACGGGTCGATCGCGCTGGCGATCGCGACGGCGCTGCGCATCCTCGCCATCGGCCTCCCCGCGGTGGTGCTCTTCATCACGATCGACCCGACCGATCTCGCCGACGGCCTGGCGCAGGTCTGGCACCTCCCGTCGCGCTTCGTGCTCGGCGCGCTGGCGGGGATGCGTCTCGTCGGGCTCTTCCTCGACGACTGGCGCCAGCTCGAGCTGGCCCGACGGGCGCGGGGCCTGGGCGACACCGGGAGGATCCGACGGTTCGTCGGTCAGGCGTTCGCGCTGCTCGTGCTCTCCATCCGCCGGGGCAGCAAGCTGGCGACGGCGATGGAGGCCAGGGGATTCGGCGCCCGCGCGGACCGGACGTGGGCCAGGTCTTCCCGGTTCCGCGCGCGGGACTGGCTGCTCCTCGGCGGTGCGCTGCTGGTCGGGGCGACGGCGCTCCTGGTCTCGATCGCGGTGGGCTCCTTCACGTTCGTGGTGCGCTGA
- a CDS encoding spore germination protein GerW family protein — MTQLVEKVTEPLKRLGVDASYGAPVEIDGATIVPVALVWFGFGGGNGNMGAKSDADAEGEGFGGGGVSVPIGAYVTTSLGVRFQPNLIALLAVGIPFVLVAGHVLAKLVKAAKK, encoded by the coding sequence ATGACTCAGCTGGTCGAGAAGGTCACCGAGCCGCTCAAGCGCCTCGGCGTGGACGCGTCCTACGGGGCTCCGGTCGAGATCGACGGAGCGACCATCGTTCCCGTCGCGCTGGTGTGGTTCGGCTTCGGCGGCGGCAACGGCAACATGGGGGCGAAGTCCGACGCCGACGCGGAGGGGGAGGGCTTCGGCGGCGGCGGCGTGAGCGTCCCGATCGGGGCGTACGTCACCACGTCGCTCGGCGTGCGGTTCCAGCCGAACCTCATCGCGCTCCTCGCGGTCGGCATCCCGTTCGTCCTCGTCGCCGGCCACGTGCTCGCCAAGCTGGTGAAGGCCGCCAAGAAGTAG